The genomic interval GGTGCGGGGTCCGTTCACGTCGGCGCATCGGTCTGAAATGAATAGCCGAAGCCGCGCTCCGTCACCACGTGCAGCGGCTGGCTGGGGTCGTCCTCGATCTTGCGGCGCAGGTACCAGATGTACCGCTTGACGTAGTCGTTGTCTTCCTCGGTTTCGTAGCCCCACACGCGCTCCAGCAACTGCTCGTGCGACAGCACGCGCCCGCCGTTCTCCGCCAGCGTCAGCAGCAGCTTGTACTCGGTCGGCGTCAGCGAAACCGGCTCGCCGCGCTTGGTCACGCGGTGGCCGTCCACGTCGATCACGAGCTCGCCGCTGGTGATGCGGTGCGGGCGCGTGTCGGACGGAATGCCGGCGCGCGAGGTGACTGCCTTGACGCGCGCGCCCAGCTCCGCGAGGCTGAACGGCTTGGTCATGTAGTCGTCCACGCCCAACTCGAAGCCGCGCACCTTGTCGTTGACCTGGTCCTTGGCGGTCAGCATGATGATCGGCACCTTGGACGACTGGCGGATGCGGTGGCACGTCTCCCAGCCGTCCATGCGCGGCATCATCACGTCGAGAATGACGATATCCGGCGTGTCCGTCAGCACCTGCTGCAGGCCCTCGATGCCGTTGTTGGCCACCGTGACCTTGTAACCCGCTTTGGTCATGGACTGTTTGATCAGCCCCGACAGCGTCTTGTCGTCATCGATGACGAGTACTTTCATTGCACTCCCTCTCCCTCGGCGGCGGGCGTCGCCGCAATTGGCACCGTATACGAGAACGTGGAGCCCCGGCCCAGTTCGCTTTCCACCCACATGCGCCCGCGCATCGCTTCGATCATCTTGCGCGAGATGTACAGGCCGAGCCCGTGCCCGTAGATCTGCTGCGCGTCACTGCCATCCACGCGGTAGAACTTCTCGAAGATGCGGTCTTTCTCTTCCGGTGGAATGCCCTGCCCCTGGTCGGTGACGGTCACGACCACCTCGGCGCCGCGCTGGTACGCTTGCAGCGTGATCAGCGAGCCTTCGTCCGAGTATTTGACGGCGTTGTCGAGCAGGTTCAGCAGCACCTCATTGATGCGGTCGCGGTCGCCCCAGGCCGGGTGCAGCGGCGTCTCGGCCACGCGGCGGAAGCGGTAGCTGCCGGCCCGCGCGCGGACTGTCGCGATGACGTGATCCATCACCTCGGTCATGTCGAACGCCGACGACTGCAGGAACAGCGCGCCCGCTTCGATGCGCGCGACGTTCAGCACACCCTTGATCAGCCGTCCCAGCCGGTCGGTCTGGTCGTTGACGATGGTGAACGCCTGGCGGCAGGTCGGGTTGTGCTGGTCGCAATCGGCGCGCATCAGTTCCAGCGAGCCATTGATGTTAGTCAGCGGAGCGCG from Chloroflexota bacterium carries:
- a CDS encoding response regulator transcription factor, with the protein product MKVLVIDDDKTLSGLIKQSMTKAGYKVTVANNGIEGLQQVLTDTPDIVILDVMMPRMDGWETCHRIRQSSKVPIIMLTAKDQVNDKVRGFELGVDDYMTKPFSLAELGARVKAVTSRAGIPSDTRPHRITSGELVIDVDGHRVTKRGEPVSLTPTEYKLLLTLAENGGRVLSHEQLLERVWGYETEEDNDYVKRYIWYLRRKIEDDPSQPLHVVTERGFGYSFQTDAPT